Genomic segment of Candidatus Rokuibacteriota bacterium:
CGGCCAGCGCCACGTAGTTCCTGGCCGAGCGATGGATCAGGTCGAGGTCCGCCTCCGTCACCTGGCGCTTCACGCGCGCGGGGGCCCCCATGAGGAGGCTCCCCCGCGGGACCTGCGTCCCCGGAGCGACTACGGCGCCCGCCGCCACCAGGCACTCCTCCTCGAGCACGGCGCCGTCCAGAACCACCGCGCCGATCCCGATGAGGCAGTGGGACTTGATATGACAGCCGTGCAGGCGCACCCCGTGGCCCACCGTCACGTACTCCTCGATGACGGCGGGCGTGCCGCGACGGTTGACGTGGATCACCGTGCCGTCCTGGATATTGCTCCCGCGCCCGATCCGGATGAAGTTCACGTCGCCGCGGATCACGGAGGTGAACCAGACCCCGACCTCCTCCGCCAGCTCGACGTCGCCGATGACCTGCGCCGAGGCCTCGACGAAGGCCGTCGGGTGCAGCTTGGGGACGACACCCTTGTACGCGTGGATCATCAACATACCGCGGCGGGGCGCTAGCCCCAGAGGGACGCGAGCGGGATGCTGAGGCCCGGGAACAGGGAGGGCGAGAAGCTGTCGTCGTCCGCCAGGCTCGCCGCCCGGCGATACTGCCCTTCACCCAGCTCGTAGACCTCCAGAACCCTTGTCTCGGGATCAGCCAGCCAGTACTGACGCACGCCGTGCCGGGCGTAGAGCTTTGCCTTCTCGACCCGGTCACGGCGAGCCGTACCCGGAGACAGGATCTCCACGATCAGATCCGGGGCGCCCCGGACCCCCCGATCGGTGACGATCCCAGAGCGCCCCTCGGCGACGAACAGCAGGTCCGGCACGACCACGGAGGTCTCCTCGAGGATGACGTCGAACGGGGCGATGAAGACCTCGCCGAGTCCACGGGCGGTCACGAAGGGCTTGAGAGAGACAAGCAAGTTGGCGGCGAACCGCTGATGGGCGACACTCGGCGAGGGCGTCATGGAGAGCTCTCCGTCCAGGATCTCGTACCGGCGGCCGTCGTCCGGCAGCGCGCAATAATCCTCGTAGGTGAGGACGATGCGCCCCGCGGGGGGCTGTTCGCGCGCGTCGATGGGCATTGCTCCCTCTTCGGGCTGATGCCTAGTCCTGGGGCAGGGTCATGATGATCTGGGTCTCGCCGGCGGTCCTGAAGACGTTGGTGAAGCGCACCACCGCGGCCACGAGGCTCGGCTGGGCGCTCTCGTCGGCCCGCCAGGCGCCGAGCCCGGTGATGCCCCCCTCGAAGCCGGTGTCGATGGACTGCAGGCGATACCCCGCCGGCCCCCTGAACACCACCGCCAGGAGCCCTTCCTTGACGAGGTTCTGCGGGACGATGAGCTCCTCGATCCCGTCCCCGTCCAGGTCAACGGCCAGCGGCATGGGCTCGATCTTGTAGAACTTGCTCCGGCCCCCGCGCATGTCCTCGAGCACGTGCTCGATGGTCAGGTAGCCCCCGCCCACGGAGGTCGAGGAGCGCCACAGGTCCTCTCCCTCCGAGGAGATCTGCAGGCGATTGAACTCGTCCACGTGCGCCAGCACCCGCGTGTCCTTGCCGGAGATGTTCGAGAACGCCGCCCCCATGGGCCTGAAGCCGGCGGGCACGCGCACGGGCTTCTCGACCGAGAGGCTCCCGTTCTGGACCACGACCTGGCTCGCCTGCCCGGCGTTGAAGAGGCGCTCCGGGCTGTAGGACTGCGACCACAGGGTCTGCTTGATCCCCTCGCTCCTGCCGTCCACGGCGAAGAGGAAGGAGTCGATGCCCTCGGCGAGGTATCTCGGCTTGCCGGCCTTGACGCTGATGACGAAGGCGTTGACCCCGCTCTTGGGATGGAAGCGATTGCCCACGACCTCGAAGATCCCGTCGCCGTCGAGATCGGCAAGCTGAATCGAGATGATCCGGCCCGCGGCGCGCGCCGAGAAGGTCCAGTCGGCCTCGAGCCGCTGGCCGACGATGCGGTACTGGTAGACGCGCTCGCCGTCGCTCACCACCATGCGCGGGACCTTGTCCCTGGGCCCCACCGACACGTCCATGGCGAGGACGGGGAAGCCGAAGCGCGCGACCTCTCTGAGAGGGATCGTGGACTCGCCGGTCGAGTAGCTCCCGGCCTCGAGATCACCGCCCAGGAGCCTCGCCAGCAGCGAGCGCTGCTTGGCCTGGGGCCGGTTGCCGTCTCGCCCGGAGGAGGAAAACTGGGTGGCAGTTGAGGTGGCGCGGATGGAGGGCGGCACGAAGAACGCGGTGGAGATCGCGGGTTCGAGAGCGGGCAGGGCGAAGAAGCGCACCTCCATGAAGGGCCGGCTCTGGACGCGCTTGAAGTGGATTGCCAGGAGGTTCTCGACCTTGAAGCGCCGGGCCGCCTCCCTCACGCCCTTACCCTGGAGGAACTCCTCGGCCTTG
This window contains:
- a CDS encoding gamma carbonic anhydrase family protein, whose translation is MLMIHAYKGVVPKLHPTAFVEASAQVIGDVELAEEVGVWFTSVIRGDVNFIRIGRGSNIQDGTVIHVNRRGTPAVIEEYVTVGHGVRLHGCHIKSHCLIGIGAVVLDGAVLEEECLVAAGAVVAPGTQVPRGSLLMGAPARVKRQVTEADLDLIHRSARNYVALAAEYKAAQGA
- a CDS encoding Uma2 family endonuclease codes for the protein MPIDAREQPPAGRIVLTYEDYCALPDDGRRYEILDGELSMTPSPSVAHQRFAANLLVSLKPFVTARGLGEVFIAPFDVILEETSVVVPDLLFVAEGRSGIVTDRGVRGAPDLIVEILSPGTARRDRVEKAKLYARHGVRQYWLADPETRVLEVYELGEGQYRRAASLADDDSFSPSLFPGLSIPLASLWG